In Mercenaria mercenaria strain notata chromosome 13, MADL_Memer_1, whole genome shotgun sequence, the DNA window CTTCTGTATTTTGTAAGAGAATTAATCAGTACAAACGTTATGTTACTACATGTTTCAGAATTTTGGAGATTGAGGTAAGACAACGTACAGAGGCATGCGGGCAtacaatatataatttttatttaatcatGGAAGATACCAACAAAGCATGTCCTTCAATGCCTAGATCATATAAATTTTATAGGTGTTTCCCCCACCAAGTAAACAACACAAACCGTATATATATTACTTGTCAGCGATTATGCAATAGTTATTAAGCATAACAGACGGTCATCACTAGACCAGTGGAATAACGCAGTTTTTCTAAAGATCCAATTGAGGTTGTGCGTATCTCCAAACAAAAAGCGTATACCACAATATGATTTAAATTCATCTGAATAAATTTGACAAGATTGAAATAACTTGCtttttataatttaaagtttaaattatcAACATCAAccaaataaaacttgaaaaattaaaaataaaatgtatttctgcGTAAAACATGGTAGAACTagaactgcttttgagaaaagcgcatgtctcccacaacaacctaatcatctgaatagttatgtatctgagaCAACCATGCACCAATACTTGTAccactggcatctgtgtacagagtgattttcggtaattcaagggccataattctgaagtgcctggaccgatttggctagttatcgaacttggccgaggacttattggcaaacatattttgttcaagtttggtgaagctcggatgagaaatgttcaacttagagtgcggacaggTGTGTACAGCGCGATTTtcggtaatttaagggccataattctaaagtgcctgggtcgatttggctagttatcgaacttagctgaggacttattggcaaacacattttgctcaagtttggtgaagatcggatgaaaaatgttcgacttggagtgcggacaagtgtgtacagagcgattttcggtaattcaagggccaaaattctgaagtgcctggggcgatttggctcgttatcgaacttggccgaggacttattggtaaacatattttgttaaagtttggtgaagattggatgagaacgTTTCAACTTAGagcgtggacaagatttgtgacagacacacacacggacacacacacggacacacacacagacagcaGTTAATCAATATTACTCctacaccactatgtggtgggagccATAAATATATTCCTGAGTTTCTTaatcttcaaatttttcaaatttgaataacagATATTTCCCTTGAATTAAAAAAGTGTTCAAAATAGGTAAAAGTTTTAAAGTGATTAATACATtgcatatgaaaatataattacatatttattgaataaaattttgataataatatgCACAATTTCCTCTTCTATCGAAATTTAAACCACTTCCTGTTATATAAGGTTAACTGACTTCCCCATGTTTATTTTAATGAAGGTAGAAATACCTTGGCCCATTGTCAAGATCTTGTtcagaaacttttgaaaatcAGGTCGTTACTTTTCGTGATTAGACTGAACgatctttttcttcaaaattgtaTAAATAGTCTCCGTAGCTCAAAAAAGCTGCATCATAAACACTATTAAAAGTAGGCATCAATTACATAGAGGTATAAAAAAAGATGATATACCAAACCAgggtggccaacccgcgtgactaAAATTAAGATACCGTACACAGGGAGAAATTGTCCCGATTCAAGTGATATTCGCTTATATGACggattttcataagataaagaACGTCTAAGACAGCAAATAAGTGCCTTCCTCCACACAAAACGTCTGCAATCAGTTCTCAGTACGTTTCTTAAACACTTCACCCGACTACCAGAGTGTAAACATTATCTACACTTACTTAGCAAAGCATGAGTTAGAAAAACAATttggcgaagtgtttgagaaaggTACTGAAAACTGATGGAACACGCTTTGTGCGGAGGAAAGCACTCATATTGCTGTCTTGCTGTCTTCGACGCATCTTTCaagtaaaaacaagtaaaaaggaaaatataggcaaaatattACCTTAATCGAGACGTTTTCACCGTGTGTACTGAATGCAAAAGACACGTTGCATGGCCATCCTGCAGACACGCCAAAGGAGAACGGAATATGTAAATTTGACATGAGTGAAAAAGAagacaaacttcattttctgtttCACTGTTCATTCTATGATGATATcagaattaaatatatattttaagatacTGGCAAAGGCCATAAACATATTTGCTTGCAACAGAAACAATCTTTCATAAGGAACGTTATATATACCATGTATTTGTAAAAAGAAAGACGATGCTAGTTTAAAATACAGCCATCTATTATGTTCATTTAAACGTTAGAAAAGTGAACttaaatttcagttatttttatcctttttattgcTCTTTGTGTTGTAATTTGATATTCGTAGTTTTATTATTAAACTTTTTCAATGGTCTCTTTGTTTCGTTAAAGGCTGATGATCAAAACTTGTTATATGTGGTAAAAGATTCTTACTATCTCTTAAGTTTCACTTTGTTTCCAGTTTTATCTGATCTAGAAGACAATTGCAATTCAAATCTGTTTTTTGAAAACTTAAATAGTGTCATAGTTGACGATTCAAGCCTGACTGAGCATAGAGCATTTGGTCAATGAAAGCAAATGGGATTAACAGTCCATCAAAGTAATATcgtctttacaaaaaatatatttaacgcATTACGAACGAAGCACGGTATGTACATGtgcatttaataaattttgtgtaaatgcaTGCGTAATTATTGCAAAAGTTCTTGTCACCCTTTAGATCAACCCCATTCTACAAGTTACATAATCGATTATCAAAGGGAACAAATATGTGAACCTTCAGTCCATTTTCGTCAGTGGTTACTACAACAGCAGCCTACCCAATCGGAACGTCGACGTTGAAGAAAAAGGCAAGTGAAAAGGCTAGATGAATATTCtttgaatattaattaaataattgtCTTTGTACTACTTTACACATAATGATATACTTGATTTAAACATTCATTTCAAACTATGCATTTACCttacttaaaaataaatctatacaaatatttgtcaaatgcAAGATGATTTAGGAATAAGTTACAAGTTGAATACAATGTGTGAgcgagcctccgtggccgagttttTAATGAcgctgactttaaatcatttGCCCAGCAtagcatccagctggcttacggaaggtccgtgGTTCGACCCAGGTGTccacccatgatgaaataatgcacggaggggcagctgTGGTGTTTCTCCACATCAAAAACTGGAATGTCTCCATATGACATATGACTGTACCATGCGAGGCCAAACTccacaaaaacaaaagaaatgcacACGCTTACTAACAAATCACGCACTTGCATTGATCTACCTGCCTAGATAATGAACAAAAATCAATACCTTGCCCCAGATGCATTGAAAATGTCTGCCCATTCATCAGGGTAGAACAATTCTGCTGAAAACTCTTTAGCAAAGTCTTGGTAGGTCCAGTCAGGCTTGTAATTATCCTTTATAAATTGCACAGCTTTTGGACTGTTCTTCGTTTTCCAGTAATACCAAAACCATTCTGAAAGCAAACCTGGCACAGAAAACACACCCCAGTGGATGAAGATACCAATTTTCGACTCGTCATACCATGCAGGCAGAGGCCGGGAATCGATAGATTCCCAGTTAGGTTCATATCTTATCGCGACAATGCATGTCATGcaagatataaacaaaataacaccAAAGAAAATGTGTACCACTGGGTTACAAGCCGCCATTATTGTGATTCAATAAACCGAATCACATGACAGTCATGTGGTATCCAAATGAACCGCAATATAAGAAACCACTCGAAACTACAAAAATGACAGTGTTCGAAATCCAAATTTATTCGTGAATCTTGAAAGCACAACAAATTTTCTGCATACAGTAATAAATAGCGTATTGCATTGTTTACTATTTCTCAAGTCACTCTAGTCTTACGATCAGTTTAAggtattgtgtatttgtttacgTTTGAAAATGTCAATTCATACTTGAATTCGTTTGTCAAGCTgtatcaaataacaaatattaatttgataaaaagaaaacttcGTCAAATTAGCTTTGATATCTCTTATGATAATTTTTATCTGCTACAGCATCTGCTAAATATCAATAAACGGCCTGCGAGTATTGAAACACTGCTTTAGAAACTTTACTAAAATGAACTTTATACATGGTTTATGATATCCAGTTTTACttatcattatttcatatagatcTAAATGTTTATTTGCTATGAAAGTCCGCATGCGTTGCTTGATGTTTATTACATTGGCGCACACCTTTGTCTATTATTTATTTGTGCATTTAAACGAACACTTGAAACATTTTTAAGGATGCGAACAATTATAGGTCAATTTGTCTAAATGCGTTATTACATCTGACATACCCggaggtttttttaaaaatatatattacacaaaCACTAATTTGCGAACTAAATTGTTTAGCAgttcattttcatatttaaacatgGAAATTGATGTTCGATACATGTAGTTATAGTACTTCTACCACATCTAACAcgtttcagaaaaaaatacattggtCGCTTGCTTGGACTATAATTACTTCAGTGCATACGTTGTAACATTTGCATGTGTTTGTCAATTAGAATGATCTTTGTGtcttgtttttttgtacttttttcccTTGACAAAGGGGTtaaattgtttgataaaaaaGTCGGCCATATCAGAATGTATGTCTCAATGTAAACTTCTGAAAATGAAGCCACAGTTGTTACTTAATTATCATTATTTAGCACTAATTAATGAATTTAAATGGGGCGGGCCAAAGAGATATATTGTCACGAGTGCACATGTGAAGACAAATATGTATCACCAAAGGTATTAAGGGGCACCTCAGCCAGAACCCTCCTCTAAGTCTTATATAAATACCGGCAGAGTCTTTTTAAAGCATAGTCCAACAAAAAAGGATTTATGATTGATGCCTATGAACAGttcgttttttttaaaagactaaaGACTGGCTAAGAGTTTGCATGGACTTTTAGGTGTCTGTACTCTCGCTCCCGTAACAAATTAAAAAGTTCTAAatagagacaaaaagaaatatgaTGACCAGACTGATAAAGTATTTCTTGATTTTAATCTAAAAAATCACGACTGCCTCATTTTacatcgagtctgctattatgttgctttgtTGCGTACTAACCTTTCAAAGGGTATTCCTGCATATTTCATTCAAATGCATCCATGCTTATGTAGGCCTGAGTCAAATCATATCGATCAGTGTATAAATGATTACATGGACTAAACCGCCACTGATGCTCCGCAGTTTCTATCGAAACATTCATCCTCTCTCCAACCATTCTAAAACAAGATGATATAATAGTAGCATTGCTTTTGTCTTCAACAATACACAGCTCGAAAACACCACGTGTGATAAGCAGCGgtcattgtttctttttcttcaaaaagacTTGAATAAGCTTGTTATATAATGTAAATGCATATTAATAGGCGCTGTTTATATCAAACGCTTAAGCTGTCACAGCTAGTACACGGCTAGGATTCTGTTGCAGCGAAATCGTTTTAGACTTTGGCTCTGGAAGGCCTCAGCTTACCATATTCTAAATGGACATTCATCACACGAAACACTTGACATTCTTATGAGGATTAAGGGagataaaaatgaatgaatgacatgGATTTTACAAAGAGTCATATATCACCAAGGAGACTTTACAGTGAAATTATCGCTGAATGTGCTACAAGCAGAATGATCAACAAACACTTGGATCTGAAGTTTCCAATGAGAACAGAAGTCGATATTGGAGCTGGCAACTTCCCATGACCATTGGGAGGAAACACTCTACGTCTCTTATTACAACAGAATTAGTGTCAAAACTAAGTCCATTAGCATTAACGTTAAAACTTATACGGGTTTCTCTTGATTTTTCATCGATGATGCCAGACAGTTTCCTCATTGGTgcaggtatttttttaaaattctgagaGCATTATATGAATATGTACCAAACATGGACAATGTACGTCCGGacctagaaagaaaaaaaacctctCCCTATAAGTTAGTGTCATAATATCCAGCATAGCTATTCTGAATAAGAGTAGACGACAGAAATAAGATTTTCGTCCAGTCCAATTTCTTCAGAATAGTCAGTCTTCACCTTGTATTAGAAGGAAACgttctaaaaatgaaaataaaatgtgttctCTGACTGGTTAGCATTTAGTAAAAAGAATTCTGCACCACTCCACTTAAATATTCATTCACTAAATATCGCCAACTGACTATTAAATACGTCATCAACGAAAACTTACGCATGAAagtgaaaaaattgaaaacatgcaAAAGGAGAGGAAGGAAAATGTCGGCAACGTAGCAGAACAACAGAAGAGGTGGAAGAAAAGGCCAAGTGTTAAGCTGAAATCAGATATTATAAGACAAAATATCATATATTCAATTGAAGTTCACCCTTCAGTGCCcaaaattaaaatatcaattttatatttaatattggCAAGGAACTTTGACATACTAGCTTTGtacattaaaacatattacaAGTATTAAAAATTTCTTCCTTGCGAAGTCATGTTCGGTAAATTTTGTTGATATTGCctttatataaatgtttgaacTATTAAAGAGTCATGTTAAGGGTTATTCATGAGTTGCATGGATGTTGCATAAacacaaactaaatgtatttgataCAATGTATGTAACAAAACTGTTAATACAACTTATTTGATATAACCATAAATATCTAGAACAAAACGCCTTGACGTAGGCTGCATCCATTGATCGTTGTCACACGTGCCGATCCCTGCATGGAAACAGGGTAAAGTGTACTTGATACATATGCACATCAACTGGGCACGTATTTACACAAgcaaaaatgaatgtaaatatacagagggaaaaacaaacacaaatatacACGAAGAAAGAATGTAACATTTCTTCTTTGTTATCAAACAAGTAGAAAATTCCATTTTGAACAGCCACATTCAAGGAACTCGGTTATCAAAACAACACTTTTCAGGCTATATTTAGCAAGTTATCTCGCaaacattattaacaaaaaacGAATGTAAGCAAACATTTGTTATGGCTCTGTGCGATTTAAAATTATAAGAGCGGACTTTAATCTGCAGAAACCTCATGGAACATCCACAATCTGAGGATAGAGAAACCTTTAACCTTTTAACAATTTACCATCAAAAAAGAACCGTACCTTGTGAGACAGGTAATTTTCTTTTATAGGGCTTATTGAAACTGTACCATATTAATTATTGTAATATTGAGTTAAATGCTATACCCGGTATCGTAAATATGTGATTATATCTCAAATGATGATGTGGTCCGTTTCAAACTCTATTGATAAAGCAGTTGAGTACATTTATAAGTAATATGCCATTAATCCCATTAACTAAAAGCATGGGTTGATGGATAGCAAGGATATTCATTCCAGTCATCCTGAAAAACTCTATAACTGTGTAGACGTGATAGGCGTCTACCGAAAATATGCATTGACAAAGATAATCCCAGTTGGGTACTGCCTTGGAATGACTTATAGTTAAAGCACTGTTATGTCAGCTGTGAAAAATCTTTCTTCTGAATACAAGATATTGACACGAGAGAGTTAATTATTTACATTTCCGCTAGGTGAATCCCCAACACAcgtaatttattattattataccagatttatatagcgcccttttcatgatcaatttcacgttcaaaggcgctttacatagttcaaatgcagccgcACAGGGCGcataaattcatcctctactagtacagacacagagcgatctaaccagagggacagagtgagacaaagcccccacgacagagagatcagaaatcagatacaagcttgtccggctaacttagcctagctcgttgagaatagacagcctggttctttaacgtgcccagtgtatagcactgatacacgcaaggattgcctgggtttctgaccagtacacctctagttgggtgggaaacactgaaaagcgttgctgaaaattcccgagtagctgccggggatcgaaccccgatcTCAGGATTgggtgcaaaccactgagctatccgtctaccaatttttatgaatttgttttaacaataataataacggTAATAATGGCACGATACATAAACCCAGGAGTTACACATACATACATTCGTGTTAGAACAACAGtttacaattaaaaaatgttttatatcttaatTTTATACGTATGCAATACTCAAGTTTGCATAGATGCTACATccactaaaataatatttatatatggttTGCTTATCATTTTCAGTCATTTTGTATCATAAAAATCCTGGTactgaatttcaaatttttgtagaagtaataaatagataaagcgaagaactaactccagaaatatactttttacttcaaaactaacatgtttcgtccattggacttcatcagagtataataacaaaacagtATGACGTCATaggaaagtacgacgtcaatgacgacgtcaaaagacgttacccattttggcgtaatattcacatatagtataggatcaaaaatagatacttattccctgcaaaaattgcaaagcaaaaatgatattaatacaggcaaggaaaaTTAACTAATATGCATGTGAAAGGTTATTCATGAGTTGCATGTATGTTGCATAAacacaaactaaatgtatttgataCAATGTAGaagtaatagaaagagtaggGGTTCACGAGAATAACCTCATTATTCGGGAGCCCCCTACGCTTTCTGTTTCGTATCATGGTCCGCCAATATGAACAACGCATTTggctactaattttgattgacagTTAACATTCTATTTTAAGCGTTGGTACTATCATGTGACAAGCGTACTCTAACTGAGAACGGTTTCAGAAAGTTCAGCATTTTCCTacagtattctatatgtaggcGGGACCTAAGACAAGTTCTTTTACTTAGTTAGAGAACGGCTTATAGCCACGCCTTTTGCTTACTTGAAGAATATTGTAGAAGATAACAGTTATAACGACACTGAATGAATGTAAAATATCTGTGTTACAACGGGTCACTACCTTCTGCACAACATGTtctggttatttataagaatatcttgcaaaactcttaTGTCTATAaatttgtaccactagtcactttcagagtacccGCTTTTTATGGATTTACAGGGAAATTATTTCTCGCTTAAAATGTGTGGGTTATtccctttaataatacattttatctaaaattgtctagttaatttaatgaaatgtatGTCGAATCCAGCTTATTCGATATTTTTCACACTTCCATCTGAATGTATTAATGTATATTTTGGCAGCATTCTGTTCTTTTTCCAATATACATCTAGAGTGTGTGGTAAGGGAGTCGAAATATTGAATTCTCAGAGAAATGCTAGCTCTACATATTGCTACACATTTCTGAGATGCTAGCTGTGTTGTCATAGGACAGAAACAAAACAGTTGTTATTTAGaatattgtttattatataaacgAGTGTGTTTAAAATGACAGTTACTTAGATGGGACTTTTAAAAACAGTTCAGCTGAATGAAACAATGGTACAATTTGTGAAATAACATGGAATTACACGTAATTGAATTCAAAGACAAACTGATCCCCTTCAAAGGTAATAATTAGTTAAAGTGTTTGTCAGTTTTGAAAAGGCAAGGAGTAAAGCATGTGATTTCTATGGCAACATTATGTTAGAGGCACTCTGCTGCGGTCATTTTCCTGTTTATGCCGATATTACACGGTATGGATTACTAAAGAAAACATCAATTTCTGTGAAGAATCAATAACCAGAAATATGGTGTTTCATATACTTAGGAAATAAATAATCACTATTTTGACTTAGCTGGATAATTCAAGTATATGGTCTTGCTAACCAATGTGTTGTTTTGATTCTTGTTTAGAATTGTGAATTAATATTTTAGTAGCTTACTGGCGTGCTTCGTTAATAGAATTATAAATGTTTCAGCAGTTAGTGCAAGTCGATAGAATTATAAATTAATATACATTAAATATCTGTGTATTTGCTCCATGTGTAGgttgataatttgtaaatttgattacATGTACTGACGAGCAAGTGATCACCTGAATTTAGAAGTGagtaaacatatcaaaatttaaattatcaATGAATAAATCTAATTCTGCCGTCTTTTTGATGTATCTGCTCAATTTAAGAACACATTTAAAGTGACAATTAGATAAAATAAACACAGAAAAAGATGTTTATCGTGTTTGGTaggtgaaaaatattttatctatatttagGAACATATATCAGTTTCGAAAACTGACATTATTCAAATGAAATGATGCCATTCTGGAATGTTATATAACTGTTGGTTCTATGTAGTGACATGGGTTGTCGCCCAAGCCGAAACTCTCTTGGTCGGATAGCTGATAGCACGTCAGAATATAACCGTTGCTATATTAAAGAACTGGACAAAGCTCGtcgaaaacaaaagaaaagcaCACGCGGTGGACGCCGACGTACACCGACCTATAATGCATTTTCATCAACGACGAAATGTTATGAAAGAGACGAGGGTGCCTCTAAAATCACCGTGCGATTGTCCACGGATGGGTCTATGTTGGAAATTGAACAGTATGACATCGAATATACTCCTACATACAATTTTATATCAGAAGCTTCCAAAGAAGACAGAGGAATAGAAATGAAACCTGTAGGCGGAGCGTCGACGTCGTTTGAAAGATTTCAAAACAAGAGATTTTCTTATGGGCGAAGTGACAGTGCTCCATTGCTTCTAACTGATGTGGGAGAACCTAAATCGACgaacttttgtaaaaatatttacccCGGGGCTGCTTGCAACAATGACAACATTCGGGAATTGAACTCACCAGATATCAGCCACGACTCAATAAGTGGTGCTACCTCTTGCGTTGACACTGGAGGTTTTACCCCTTCTGTAGTTGCTGTCAATGTACATAAAGACGAAGGACTTAAACATGACAGAGAAACCATGTTTACAATAGATCCTAAATCTGTAAATAGAGGTATATTATTAGGAAAGTCAGATCACATGTGCGTTGGTCTACCTGATAATAAGACAGACAAGCCCGGATTGCTCTCAAATTCAGAAAACGAGCTGAACAGTAATTGTATCGGGGATCGGAAGAAAATATTTGCACAAACGACCAATAACCGAGACCAGTTTTCTGActgcaaacaaaatatttatggaAACAAACCATTCCCAGGTGATCACGATTTTCAAGCATGTGACTCAGATACTTGTATTTGTCAAAAAGAAATACTTGATATGAAATCAAAATTAACAGATGGTGCTACCTGTAAATGCTTGTGTGAACAACAtgacaaaagaaactgttttgaAGATGATTGTATGAAACAAGGAAAtcacaataaagaaataaatagtattgTAACGGATAGTCCTACTTTTAAATTGGTGTCAAGTAACAAATCAAAATCTTTAATGGCGGAAAAAGAATGTCCTACTGAGTATGATACATATTTGGAAACGCATGATATTGTGCGAAATCATATACATGAAGGCAAAATCAATATCGCGGGAAAGAGAATTGAAAACCAAAATGCTTGTGATCGATTGTTGTCTTATTGTTTCGTGTGCGAAAAAGATAAATGGAGAAACGAAGCGGCGCTTTGTGCTTACATTAATAATAAATGCCGCAGTTATAGTCAGGATTTTGGAATGGATTCAAACGCCAACGTTTGTTGTTGCAGACAAAATTCATCACATGAACATCAAATAAGTTTTCCCAAGTTCCACAATAATACAGCATTACAAGCAGACGACAAATTTTTCCTATCATGCCAAACGGAAGTAAACGGCTCAAATCATCGTCTTACTAACAAGCATCATCCCACAAACGCGGAAAATCCTATTACTGTTGATATTGATTTCTGTAAAGACAAACTATGCCATGATTTGTTAGGTCAGCAGACCTTTACTCCTAATGAACCTGGTGCATTTGTATCTGATAATTTGAAA includes these proteins:
- the LOC128547894 gene encoding uncharacterized protein LOC128547894, with the translated sequence MGCRPSRNSLGRIADSTSEYNRCYIKELDKARRKQKKSTRGGRRRTPTYNAFSSTTKCYERDEGASKITVRLSTDGSMLEIEQYDIEYTPTYNFISEASKEDRGIEMKPVGGASTSFERFQNKRFSYGRSDSAPLLLTDVGEPKSTNFCKNIYPGAACNNDNIRELNSPDISHDSISGATSCVDTGGFTPSVVAVNVHKDEGLKHDRETMFTIDPKSVNRGILLGKSDHMCVGLPDNKTDKPGLLSNSENELNSNCIGDRKKIFAQTTNNRDQFSDCKQNIYGNKPFPGDHDFQACDSDTCICQKEILDMKSKLTDGATCKCLCEQHDKRNCFEDDCMKQGNHNKEINSIVTDSPTFKLVSSNKSKSLMAEKECPTEYDTYLETHDIVRNHIHEGKINIAGKRIENQNACDRLLSYCFVCEKDKWRNEAALCAYINNKCRSYSQDFGMDSNANVCCCRQNSSHEHQISFPKFHNNTALQADDKFFLSCQTEVNGSNHRLTNKHHPTNAENPITVDIDFCKDKLCHDLLGQQTFTPNEPGAFVSDNLKCPGSSGKSMHAHAVKECLDNLCLENMNKYNCIGHTCSASEKTKISIDNFESVTMATNDVSETTLRNDGQLRCYRPVNAVEETEFSRSGDTRNCCNEYTENTDDDIYHDACGCQQCTYVTATSQCHEYTDSLGDESDYITIESNITSKANENKNVTICNIGCCDYDSIITGDIWRYKHIDVSNDDGENGDYDSGDSDSSGDYRDEEYVDAMETTYV